Genomic window (Ananas comosus cultivar F153 linkage group 1, ASM154086v1, whole genome shotgun sequence):
TGGCATGTCTTGTATGCCATGGCATGGAAAGCCCATCACATTCATTCAGAAGCTATTCAGTCTCGAGCTCAGAGGAGGAAGGCCGGTGCGGTGCGGTCGTCAGCTGCCTGACCCGGAAAGTACCCGTGCCGGGCGGAAACACTAATCCGAATGGGATCGGGACATCGAAAGTCAGCCCCTTCCCCGTTATGTCGAGCGGACAAGGCATAACCGGAGCGCCTCGCCTTGAACGGAGCCGAGCCGTCACGAGGGACCTCGTCAGAGACTGGAACTTTGATGAAATTCTTCTGGGGAGGTAGAAA
Coding sequences:
- the LOC109706597 gene encoding uncharacterized protein LOC109706597 isoform X2; amino-acid sequence: MSLACLVCHGMESPSHSFRSYSVSSSEEEGRCGAVVSCLTRKVPVPGGNTNPNGIGTSKVSPFPVMSSGQGITGAPRLERSRAVTRDLVRDWNFDEILLGR
- the LOC109706597 gene encoding uncharacterized protein LOC109706597 isoform X1, which produces MRFQGSTITRIMSLACLVCHGMESPSHSFRSYSVSSSEEEGRCGAVVSCLTRKVPVPGGNTNPNGIGTSKVSPFPVMSSGQGITGAPRLERSRAVTRDLVRDWNFDEILLGR